TTGGCCTTTCCGACGCGTCGGAAACCTTCAAACAACTTGTTTCGGCCTTTCCGAGGCCTCGAAAACCTTCAAGCAACTTGTTTTGGCGCTTTCCGAGGCGTCGGAAACCTTCAAGCAACTTGTTTAGGCCTTTCCGAGGCCTCGAAAACCTTCAAACAACCTGTTTGAGCCTTTCCGACCCCTCGGGCCGTCAGGGACGCCAGTCAAGTTTGCCGAGTACGGGCTTTTGAGGAACCCGGCTAGCTTGGTAGACGTCCCTGACGCCTTCGGGGCAGCCGCCCCCCCCTCGCAGAGAGAGGATTAACCACAGCAAAGCCCCCGAGCCTTCAACGTGCGAAGGTCCGGGGGCTTCTTTCTCTAAACAGCTACCGCGGCCGCGTTAGAACTCGGCGTTCTTCGGCGTGCGGGGGAAGGGGATCACGTCGCGGATGTTGGCCATGCCCGTCACGAAGAGCAACAGGCGCTCGAAGCCGAGGCCGAAGCCGGAGTGAGGGCAGGCGCCGAAGCGACGCGTGTCGAGGTACCACCACATGTCCTTCATGGGGATATGCAGCTCCTCGATGCGGGTTTGCAGTCGGTCGAAGTCGGCCTCACGCTCTGATCCGCCGATGATCTCGCCGATCTTCGGGAAGAGCACGTCCATGGCGCGCACCGTGCGTCCGTCGTCGTTCTGCTTCATGTAGAAGGCCTTGATCTCCTTCGGGTAATCGGTCAGAATGACAGGCCGCTTGAAGTGCTGCTCCACTAAGAAGCGCTCATGCTCCGCAGCCAGATCGGCGCCCCAATAGACGGGGAATTCGAACCGGGTGCCACCAGCCACGGCCTCTTCCAAGATGCGGATGCCCTCGCCGTAAGCCAGTCGCACGAACGGTGCCTGAAGGATGCCCTCGAGGCGGGTGATCAGCTCCTTGTCGAACATGTCGTTGAGGAAGTGGAGGTCGTCGGCGCAGTGGTCGAGCGCCCACCGGACGCAGTATTTGATGAACTCCTCGGCCAGATCCATGTTATCCTCGATCTCGTAGAAGGCCATCTCTGGTTCGATCATCCAGAACTCGGCCAAGTGGCGCGGCGTGTTGGAGTTTTCGGCGCGGAAGGTGGGCCCGAAGGTGTAGATCTCGCCGATGCCCATCGCGCCCAGCTCGCCCTCCAGCTGTCCGGAGACAGTCAGACTGCTGCGGCGTCCGAAGAAGTCGGCGTCGTAGTCCACACTGCCATCTTGTCGTCTCGGCGGGTTGGACACGTCGAGCGTGGTGACTTGAAACATCTGCCCGGCACCCTCGGCGTCGGAGGCGGTGATGATCGGCGTGTGGAGGTAGAAGAATCCCTTCTGGTGAAAGAAGGTGTGGATGGCCATCGCCATGTGGTGGCGGATGCGGAGGACGGCGCCGAAGGTGTTCGTGCGCGGTCTCAGGTGGGCAATCTCGCGGAGGAACTCCATCGAGTGCCCCTTCTTCTGCAGCGGATAGGTGGTGGGATCGGCCGGACCGAGCACCTCAATGTTTGCGGCCTGCACCTCTACCGTCTGTCCCTTGCCCTGCGAGCGGACGAGTCGTCCGTTGACACGCAGACAGGCGCCGGTGGTCACGTTGCGGAGCGCCTCTTCGCCAATCCCGTCGATGTCGGCCACCACTTGCAGGTTGTGGATCGTGGAGCCGTCGTTGAGGGCGATGAAGGCCACCTGTTTGCTGCCGCGGCGTGTACGCACCCAGCCGCAGACGACGACGTCGGTGTCGTACGCCTCACTGGCAAGTATTTCTTTGATTTTCGTTCGTTTCATCGTGTGTTACGTTGTGATGATGGTTTTACGCGTTCACTCGAAGGCGCCCATGCGCAGCATGTTTACCTCCTGTTCGTTCAGGTAGCGCCACTTTCCGCGGCCGAGGTTCTTCTTCGTCAGGCCGGCGAAATAGACGCGGTCGAGCTTCGTGACGTGGTATCCGAGCGCCTCGAACATGCGACGGACGATGCGGTTGCGGCCCGAGTGGATCTCGATGCCCACCTGCTTGTGGTCTTCCTCGCTGGCGTAGCTGATGGCGTCGGCGTGGATTTCGCCGTCGTCCAGCACCAGACCGCTGGCCAGCTTCTCCATGTCTTCCACAGCGACCTCTTTGTCGAGCCACACGTGGTAGATCTTCTTCTTCTTGAACGACGGGTGGGTGAGCTTCGAGGCCAGATTGCCGTCGTTCGTGAGCAGCAGCACGCCCGTCGTGTTGCGGTCGAGGCGGCCGATGGGGTAGATGCGTTCCGGACAGGCGTTCTTGACGAGGTCCATTACTGTGCGTCGGTTCTGCGGATCGTCGACGGTGGTCATGCAGTTCTTCGGCTTGTTCAGTAGGATGTAGATCTTGCTTTCGATGTGCACGGGCTGGTCGCGGAAGAGCACTTCGTCTTGCCGTGTGATCTTCGTGCCGAGCGTGGTGACTACTTCGCCGTTCACCTTCACGACACCCGCCTGGATGAACGTGTCGGCTTCACGACGTGAGCAGACGCCCGAGTTGGCCAAGAAGCGGTTCAGACGGATCGGCTCGTTCGGGTCGCTCAGCTGCTCCTCATACTTGACTTGTTCCGGGATGAAGGGTGTGACGGGCTTTTTCGGCTTCTTCTTTTTCATCATCACCTTCTTCTTCGGTGGGAACGGTCCCGCGGGTCTCGATTCACCCTCGCCATACGCCTGACGCGGGTCATGGGGGCGGTGCGGTCGCTCGCCATAGCCTTCGCGTGGGGTAAAAGGTCGACGGCGCTCCGGGCGTTCACCCCCCTGCGGATAGGACGCGTAATGCCTGCGACGATCCGAGTCGGCACTTTGCGGCACATAGGGCTTGCGCTCCACGCCTTCCGTCGGCTGCTCGTAGGCGTAGGGACGGTTGTCCGGCGCAGAGTAGGATGTGTGCAGATACTCGTCTTTTTCGTAGGCCGGGCCATACGACCCGTAGGCGATGCGATTATACCCTGCCGGCCGACTGTCCTTGATGCGCGGACGGCGCTTCGTGGTCGAGGGGGGAGGGGGCGGCGTCGGCCTGCCCTTGCTGTCTAATTTGTAGCCGCCGCCTTCGCGTGTGGCACGATAGGCAGGGCGTTGCCGCTCCGGTTTGTTCTGCGGAGCCGGCTCCTTGCTGATCTCTTGGTTTTCACTGGTCGGACGAGGCTCGCGTCCGTCGTTCTCTTCTATTTCCATGCTTAAAAAGAAAATAAATGGGGGTTGATTAATTGGGGATTATAGTCGTCGCGACTATTAGTTCCGGGTTTTTAGAGGCCATTCAGCGGGGAACGATGCCTCCTCATACGCCGGTATAATTATGTGGGTTCACAGCCTTCAATTCGGCCTTCACCGCGTCGCTTAATTCCAGTGAGTCAATGAAGCGGTCGATCGATTCCTCCGTTACCGCTTCATTCTTGCGCGTTAGCGCCTTTAGTGCCTCGTAAGGCTGGGGATAACCCTCCCGCCTGAGGATGGTTTGTATGGCTTCGGCCACCACTTCACGGTGGGCATCCAGCTCGTGATCGATGGCAGGGCGGTTCAGCACCAGCTTCTCCAGCCCCTTGCTTAGGCTGGCCAGTGCCACGGCAATATGTGCCAGCGGCACACCGATGTTGCGCGTCACGGTCGAGTCCGTCAAGTCGCGTTGCAGGCGAGAAATAGGCAGCTTCGTGCTCAGGTGTGTCAAGATGGCATCGGCCACCCCGAGGTTACCCTCCGCATTCTCGAAGTCGATCGGGTTCACCTTGTGTGGCATGGCCGACGATCCCACTTCGCCTGCTTTGATCTTCTGCTTGAAGTAATCCATCGAGATATACTGCCACATGTCACGACAGAGGTCGATCAGGATCGTATTCACCCGCCGCAGCCCGTCGAAGAGTGCAGCCAAGTTGTCATAGTTCGAAATCTGCGTTGTCCACGCTTCACGCACCAGCCCCAACCGTTCGCTGACGAAGCGGTCGGCAAAGGCTCGCCAGTCCGTCTGCGGATAGGCCGCATGGTGCGCGTTGAAGTTGCCCGTTGCTCCGCCAAACTTCGCTGAAATGGGCACAGCCCGCAGCAGGGTCAGCTGCTGTTCCAGTCGGTAGGCAAACACCCGAATCTCCTTGCCTAACCGTGTCGGAGAGGCCGGTTGCCCGTGCGTTTTGGCCGGCATGGCGATCTCTTCCCACGCCTCCGCATACCTATATAATACGGACATCACGGAGTCGAGAGCTGGATAATAGACCTCCTCTAAGACCTCTTTAACCGAGAGCGGGAGGGCGGTGTTATTAATGTCCTGCGACGTCAGTCCGAAGTGCACAAACTCGCGGTACGCTCCAAGGCCCGCCGCATCCATGCGCTCTTTGATGAAATACTCCACCGCCTTTACGTCGTGGTTCGTTGTCCGCTCGATCTCCTTAATGCGCTCTGCGTCCGCCATCGAAAAGTCGAGATAAACGCGCCGCAACGCCTCGTGTATCTCCGGGCGATTGGCCGCCTTGAGTTGCGGCAACACCTCGGTCAGCGCACAGAAGTATTCCGCCTCCACGCGTACACGATATCGGATCAATGCAAATTCAGAGAAATACGAGGCCAGCGCCTCTGTTTTGCCCCGGTAACGTCCGTCGACCGGAGAGATAGCCGTTAATGCTGAAAGAATCATCTACTGGTTTTATTAGGGGTGGCAAAAGTATGCCTTTTTTAATACCCTCCTCCGCTGGATAGGTCTAATCAGACTGCATAAGGACGCCGAGGAGTAGGACTACGTGCGAGTTTTGGGGGCGCTTTATTCCTACAGAGAGCCCACCCACACGTGGTTTTAATCTCCGTACCCCTACGGAAAGCCCACCCACGCGTGGTTTTAATCTCCGTACCCCTACGGAAAGCTCACCCACGCGTGGTTTTGATCTCCGTACCCCTACGGAAAGCCCACCCACGCGTGGTTTTGATCTCCGTACCCCTACGGAAAGCCCACCCACACGTGGTTTTGATCTCCGTACCTCTATCGGAGCCCTACGACGTACCATTTTGATACGATAGCTCCCTGTCTCTTATCGGGGGAAACGCGTGCCCTGCTATACTTTACGTTTACTTTTGCCAGCGAATCAAATCAGTAAAAGGTAGATGAATACAGTAATTTATGTGGCTATCGCTGTGGTTGCAGCGGTTGTGTGCGGCTATTTCTTGTATGCCAATTTCCGGATGAAGCGGGCACGTCGCAAGGAGCTGGAGGAGTTCAATTCGCGCTATTCGGGTAAGCCGCTGGGCGAAAATCATCAGCGGGCCATGGTCTATGGCGCTGTGTTGGCCCGATCGAGGGGCGAATCGGTGCTGTCGATGATTCCCAAGGAGCGCATTGAGACGTACCGAGAGGGGATGAAGAAAAGTCGAAACATCGTCGACGAGCAGTCGGCTATAACAGCCCTGAATGCACTTCTCCAGTTGCAGAACAGCATCAATTTCGACGAGTTTATCCGCACCCATGAGACGAATAAAGAGCTCAATCGCATCTATACGCGGCTGTCGCGAGAATTAGACCTTCCGGAGGAGGAGGTGAAGCAGGTTCGATCGACGTACGCGTGGGACATTAGCCGTGCGGTGAACGTGGCCAAGTGGTGCTTCTGGATTGGATACCTGACGGAATCGCAATTCTATGGCTGCTTAGACCGTTGCAATGAGATGGTGTCCCGCTTGGGCAAAGACTGGACGGAATACACCTGCTCCTTCTTACTGGGGCGCTGCATTCAGGGATTTAAGCCCGAAGAAGTGCTGCCCGCGGCCAAGGAGCTGCTCGCCGCAATCCGAGACGGGGCGGAGGTGAAAACGGACGATCCGGATCTGACGGTTTACCGGGATATAGCCTTTAGTTGAGGCTACGTTGCCCGCTGATCCAGCGCAAGGAGCATCTCGTCGTAAGCGGGGATATGATCCATCGGGAGGTATGCGTCCATCGATTGATTTTGGCGGAAGCAGAAGTGGCGAAGCCCGTTGCTGACGAGCAGGAAGGGCACAGCGAGCACCATATTATAGCGCGCGATTTGCTCAAACACACGCTGCGTGATGGCTACCGAGGGGGCCTTGTATTCCGCGATGGCCAGCGGACGCAGCTGACGGTTGTAAACGACCGTGTCGCAACGTCGCGAGAGGGAGTTCAGCGTGATGGGCACCTCATTGGCCGTCAGTTCAGCGGGCACACCTTTCTCCGACAGGAGGTAATGCACGAAATGCTGGCGCACCCATTCTTCGGGCGTAAGCGCTACGTATTTGCGGCGCAGGGGATCTAAAACCGTTTGGCGCCCTCGATCGGAGCCGAAGCGCAGCGAACAGGGAGGGAGATGGAGTGGGGGGTAAAGGCTCATTGCGTGATCATAAAAATGTAGGACAAACATAAATGCATGACAGATGAAGACAAAACAAGAAATCGTAGAGAACTGGCTTCCTCGCTACACGGATAGGAAGCTGGAGGACTTTTCAGACCACATCTTGCTGACCAACTTCACGAAGTATGTGGAGCTGTTCGCGGAACATTTCGATGCGCCCATTCTGGGGCTGCGCAACTCGATGCCGAACGCGTCGGGGGGTGGCATTACGATCATCAACTTTGGGATGGGCAGCTCGAACGCCGCCACCATCATGGATCTGCTTTCGGCCGTCATGCCCAAGGCGGTGCTTTTCTTGGGCAAGTGTGGCGGACTGAAGCGGGCCAATTCCTTAGGCGACTACGTGTTGCCGATCGCGGCGATCCGTGGGGAAGGCACATCGAATGACTATCTGCCGCCCGAGGTGCCGTCGTTACCTGCATTCTCCATGTTGCGCGCCATCTCGTCGGCCATACGTGACAAAGGCCACGACTACTGGACGGGCACGATCTACACCACCAACCGACGAGTGTGGGAGTACGACACGTCGTTCAAGGAATATCTTGTCCGCACCCATGCCACGGGCATCGACATGGAGACGGCCACCCTGCTGACGGCTGGCTTTGCCAATCAGATCCCGACCGGGGCGCTGCTGATGGTCTCCGACAAGCCGTTGGAGGAGAATGGCGTCAAGACGCAGGAGAGCGACAAGGGCGTGACGCAAAAGTTCGCTCCCGAGCACGTGGAGCTGGGCATTGCCGCCTTGGAGATGATCATCGACGAGAAGAAGACGATCCAGCACATCAAGTTTAACTGGTAGCCGGTAGAGGCTTACGCATGGCAGCCGAGGGAGCACAGACGTTTGACAGCCTTTGCCGCGACATTCGAGCGGAGAAGTTCAGCCCGATCTATTTGCTGATCGGGGAGGAGCCGTATTTCATTGACTGCATCGCGGAGTTGCTTACGGAGCGCGTGGTCAAAGAGGCCGACCGCGATTTCAACCAGACGATCCTCTACGGCTCGGAGGCGAAGTCGGCCGATGTGATCAATGCAGCACGACGTTTCCCGATGATGGCCGACAGGCAGTTGGTGCTTGTGCGTGAGGCGCAGGCGCTGACTGACCTGGAGCTGATCACGGCTTATGCGCGCAAGCCACTGGCGTCGACCGTGCTTGTGCTCTGTTGCAAGCTGAAGAAGTTGGACGGCCGGAGGCGGTTTACCGCTCTATCTACGGCGGTGAAGAAGGTGGGCGTCGTATTCGAGTCGGACAAGATCCCTGACTACCGCATGGAGGCCTACATCACGGCCGCGTTGAAGGGGCGTTCGATGACGGCTGACCGAAAGGTGTCGGCCATGCTGAACGAGTTCGTCGGTAACGACCCAGCGCGGCTGAACCAGATCTTAGACAAGTTGCAGATCCTCCTGGCCAGTCAGAAGGACAAGACGCTTACGCCGGAGCTGATCGAGCAAAACGTGGGGATCAGCAAGGATTACAACAACTTCGAACTGCTGCACGCCATTGCTGAGCGCGACACGCTGCGGGCGCACCGGATTGCGCAATACTTCGACAGCGATCCGACCAATCACCCGATACAGATGACGCTGCCCGTGCTCTTCAACTACTTCACCAACCTCCTGATCTGCTATTACGCCAAGGATCGTTCGGAGCGGGGACTGATGCAGACCTTGGGGCTTCGCTTCCCGGTACAGGTGCGTGACTATGTGACGGGTATGAAGAACTACAAGGCCATGAAGGTCTTCCACGTGATTCATGACATCCGTCTGGCCGATGCGCGATCGAAGGGCGTGGACGCGACTTCGTCCATGACCGATGGCGAGATCCTCAAGGAGTTGCTACACCGCATCATGCACTGACGGGGAGCCAATCGAGGGCCCAAATTCGTCCGCGCAGGCCTCTGCCGAGGCCGGGGAAGTTTGCCTGGTACCCGGCCAAACTTCGCTGGCGGCCGCAGTCGCCCCGTCGATCAGAAATACGAAGAGCCCCCGCAACCAGTGCGAGGGCTCTTTTTTCGTGTGTAGGAATCGCGAAAAGTGCGATAACGCTACTGCGCTCCGCCACCGAGCGCCTGGTAAAGCGTGATGACGGATGAGATCTCGTTGTAGCGGTTCGTCAGTCGGGTCAGTCGGGCGGCGAGCAGGCTTTGCTGCGCGGTGAGCACCTCGAGATAGGTGGCCGATCCGTGTTCCATGAGCAGCGTGGTAGCCTTGACGGCGCGCTCGAGCGAGGCGACTTGCTTGTCGTAATACTCCGCCTTGGCCTCGTAGGTCTGCACCTGAGTCAAAGCGTTATTGACCTCCATGCCGGCGTTGAGTAGCGTCTGGCGGAAGGTGAGCGCGGCCGACTCCTGTTCGGCGCGGGCGATCCGCAGCTGTGCGCGCAGGCGACCGTTTTGGAAGAGGGGTTGCGTGAGCGACGCGACGGCCGTCCAGAGGAAATTGCTCGGATTAGCGATGGCCGCCCCCGCGCTGTTCGTCCAGCCGGCAGTTCCGCTCAGCGTTATGGAGGGATAGAAGGCCGCGCGGGCGGCATTGGTCGCATAGAAAGCGGCGGCCAGACTCTGCTCGGCGCGCATCACGTCCGGGCGCTGCGCTAAGAGCGAGGCCGGCAGCCCTACGCTGAGCGAAGCCGGCATTTGCCAGGCGTCCATCTCGCCACGCTCCACGGCGTGAATGCTGTCGCCCAACAAGACGGCCAACCGATTCTCCGTCTCGCGGATTTGCTGGCGGAGGGAGAGCACGGAGGCGCTGACGCTGTACCAGTTGGCCTCGGATTGCGACACGGCGGCGTCGTTGTATCGCCCGGCCGCCATCAGCGCGCGCATGGTCTCGACGTTCTTCTGCCAGTTGGCGGCCGTCTCTTCGGAGATCTTCAGCTGCTCGTCGAGCATGGCCAACGTATAATAATAGGTAGCGATGCCGGAGACGACTTGCGCTTGCACCGCCTGTCGGTAGGCCTGACTGGCCATGAGTAGCGTCCGGGCGCGCTGGCGGGCGTTGCGGAGGCTGCCGAAGACGTCGAGCTGCCACGAGGCCGTCAGCGGCAGGCGATACGTCTGCGAGGGTGCGGCGCCATCTATGCCGCTGAGCGTGGCCTGAGGCGCCAGCGCAAAGGCGGGCAGGAAGGCCAGGTTGGCCGCCGAGAGCGACGCCTCGGCCTGCTCCACCTGCAGGTGCGCCCGACCGAGATCCGTGTTGTTACGCAGTCCGCGCTCGATGAGCGCCTGGAGGCGGACGTCGGTGAAGACGTCGCGCCAGGGCAGGCTGCCCAGATTCGTGGTGTCGCCACTAGGTTTTTCGGCGCTACCATAGAGGCCGTCCGTGCGGACACTGTCGGGGCGTTGATAGTTCGTATAGATGCCGCAGCTGGTCAGCATGGCTGCTGCGACGAGGGTGAGGAAGGTCCGTTTCATTACTGTCATGTTCATCATTCTGCTGTGTTATCCGTGTGTGATGCGTTGCGCTCATTCAGGCTCCGCTCGCGCTCCAACTGCACCTGCGCGTCCGCCTCTTTGTGCATAGCCGGGCGCACCTTCTCTTGCATAAACTCGAAAGCGATGTAGAGCACCGGCACGAGGAAGAGCAAGGCCAATGTGCCGACGATCATACCGCCCACCACGCCCGTTCCGAGCGAACTGTTGCCGTTGGCGCCAGCGCCAGACGAGAACATGAGCGGGAGCATACCGAAGATCATCGTCAGTACCGTCATCAAGATCGGGCGGAGGCGCACCTGCGCGGCCGAATAGGCGGACTCGATGATACCCATGCCTTGGCGACGCCGCTCGATGGCGTACTCGGTGATCAGAATGGCCGTCTTGGCCAGCAGCCCGATGAGCATGATGACACCCGTCTGGAGGTAGATGTTGTTCTCCAGCCCGAAGAGCTGCGCAAAGAGGAAGCTGCCCATCAGTCCGCACGGCACGGAGAGGATGACGGCAAAGGGGATGAGGAAGCTCTCGTAGAGGCAGGAGAGGATGAGATAAATGAGCACCACGCAGATGCCGTAGATGAGGAGCGTGGAAGCGCCGCCGCTCTCCGATTCCTCGCGCGAGATGCCGCTGTATTCGTAGCCGTAACCCTGCGGCAGGGCCTGCTCGGCCACCTCTTCGATGGCCCGCATGGCCTCGCCGGTAGAGTAACCGTCGGCTACGCTGACGTTGGCCGTGATGGCGGAGTAGAGATTGAAGCGCGTAGCCACCTCGGGGCCCATCACCTGTTTGAGGGTGACGAATTGGCCAATCGGCGCCATCTCCGTGCCGTTGCGGACGTAGAGACCGTTGAGCGATTGCTGGTTCAGGCGATACTTGGGGTCGGCCTGCATCATGACGCGGTAGACCTTGCCGTACTGGTTGAAGTTGGAGACGTACGCGCCGCCGCAGTAGGCGCTAAGGACGCTGAGCACGGAGGAGGGCGAGATGCCGGCGCGTTTGCATTTGGCGGCGTCCACATCGATGCTGTACTGCGGGAAGTTCATGGCGTACGAGGTGTAAGCCATCGCGATCTCGGGGCGTTGGTTGAGGGCGCCGAGGTATTGCATGGTGGTCTGGTAGAACTTCGTCATGTCGCCGCCCGTCTTGTCCTGGAGGTTCAGGCTGACGGCGTTGCCCACGCCGTAACCGGGGATCATACCCGGTTGAAAGGCGAAGATCTGCGCCTCCTTGATGGTTTGTAGTTGCGCCATCAGCTTGCCCAACACGGCGTCCGAGCTGTGCGCGCGGCCTTTGCGTTCGCTCCAGTCCTTGAGGCGGACGATGAACATGCCGTATGATACGCCTTGCCCAGACATCAGTCCGTAGCCCGCCACACGCGTATAATGCTCTACCTCGGGTGCCGTCTTGACGATGGCTTCAGCCTTTTCGAGCGTCTTCATCGTGGTGGCCAATGAGCTACCGGGCGATACGCTGACGTTGACCATCACTACGCCCTGGTCTTCTTGCGGCACGAGGCCGGTCTTCGTCGTCTTCATAAAGTAAACCAGCAACCCCACAGCGCAGGCCAGTGCGGCCCACGTCATCCAGCGGTGATGGATGAAGAACATCACGCCCTTCTTATACTTCCCCATCACGGCGTTGAACGACGCGTTGTAAGCCGCCTTCACCCGACCGTTGAAACTCTTGGCGCTCTTCGTGCCGTCGGCCGGGCGCATGATCATGGCGCAGAGGGCGGGGCAGAGCGTGAGTGCGTTGATGCACGAGATGCCGACGGCCGTAGCCATCGTAATACCGAACTGGGTGTAGAAGATGCCCGACGTACCGCCCATGAAGGTCACGGGGATGAACACGGCCATGAAGACGATCGTACACGTGATGACGGCCATCGTCACGTCGCCCATTGCATCCTTCGTGGCTTGGTAAGGCGACTTGTAGCCGATGTCGAACTTCGACTGCACGGCCTCGACGACGACGATCGAGTCGTCCACCACCGTACCGATGGCCAGCACAAGGGCGAACAGCGTCAGGATGTTGATACTGAAGCCGAACATGGAGAGGCAGGCGAAGGTGCCGATCAGCGACACCATGATCGAGATCGAGGGGATGACGGTGCTCTTGAAGTCTTGCAGGAAGAAGTAAACCACCAGAATGACGAGCAGGATGGCGATGACGAGCGTCTCCACCACATTATAGATCGAGGCGTAGAGGAAGTCGTTTGAGCTCATCATGTTCGTGAACTCGAGGCCGTCGGGCAGGTCTTTACTCAGCTTTTGCAGCAGGGCCGTGATGCGCGCATTCGTCTCCGTAGCGTTGGCGCCGGACACCTGAAAGACCATGAACGAAACGGCCGGCTTGCCGTCCATCGTGCCGTGGAAGCTGTACGACTGCGAACCGAGCTCCACCCGCGCCACGTCTTTCAGGCGGAGCACATTGCCGTTCTCGTCGGCACGGATCACCATGTTGCCAAACTCCTCTTCGCTGACAAGGCGACCCTTATACTTCATCGTGTATTGGAACGTGTTGTCCGAGTTTTCACCGAGCGAGCCCGTAGGCGCTTCGATGTTTTGCTCGCCGAGCACGGCCGTGATGTCCGACGGCACGAGCCCGTACTGCGCCATCACATCCGGCTTGAGCCAGATACGCATGCTGTACGTATCGCCCATCTCCATCACGTCGCCCACACCCTCGATACGCTTGATCTGTGGGATGATGTTGATGTCAAGGTAATTCGAGAGGAAATGCTCGTCATACTTCCCGTTCGTACACGTCAGGGCGTTGATCTGTAGGAAGCTCGTCTGTCGTTTCTGCGTACTCACGCCGACGCGTGTCACCTCGGCCGGGAGCAACCCTTGGGCACGCGACACACGGTTCTGCACGTTCACCGCGGCCATGTCTGGGTCTGTCCCCTGCTTGAAATACACCGAGATCGAGGCCGATCCGCTGTTTGTAGCCGTGGACGACATGTAGATCATGTTTTCCACGCCATTGATATTCTCTTCGAGCGGCATGATGACGCTCTTCTGCACCGCCTCGGCGTCTGCGCCGGTGTAGGCCGTGGAGACCATCACGGTGGGCGGGGCGATGTTCGGATACTGCTCCACGGGCAGCGTAAAGAGCGAGATAAGTCCTACGATGACGATCAGAATGGAGATCGACATGGCCAGCACCGGCCGCTTGATAAATACGTTTCCCTTCATCGTTTACTGCACTTGCGTTCCTTCCCGAATCAGTCCGGCCCCCTCAGCGATGATCACGTCGCCCGCCTCGAGGCCGCTAAGCACCACGTATTCCTGTCCGTCGCTGAGCGGCGAGACGGTGATGAGCGTGGAGACCGCCTTGCCGTCGACCACTTTATAGACGAGCGTCTTGTCCTGCATTTGCACCGTAGCTGCCTGCGGGATGACGATGCAATCGCGATAAACCGACGGCATGACGATGTTGCCCGTGGCGCCGCTGTGCAGCAGCCTCCCGGCATTGGGGAACTCCGCCCGGAGGCTGACCGTCCCCGTCGCGGGATCGATCACGCCGCTCACACTCTCCACACGCCCCGAGTCAGGATACTCCGATCCGTCGCTCAGGACCAGGCGCACGGGCGGGAACTTCTTCAGCGCCTCAGCCGTCGAACCGTATTCGCGTCCCAGCGCTAAGAGTTCGTTCTCGTTGATGGAGAAATAGACATACATCTGCGAGTTGTCCGAGACGGTCGTCAGCGGCGTCTGCATCGACGGCCCCACGAGCGAGCCCTGCCGGTAAGGCAGCGTACCCACCACGCCGTCGGCCGGACTCTTGACCGTGGTGTATGAAAGGTTGTTTCGTGCATTCACCTCAGCTGCTCGCGCCTGCGCCACGGCCGCCTCGGCCGTCTTCAGCGCATTCTTGGCCGTCTGCAACTCATAGTCCGAGATCACCTTTTGGTCATACAGCGTCTGCTTGCTTTCATAGGTCAGCCGCGCTGTAGCCAGCGATGCCTCAGCCGTGCCCACGGCCGCCCGGGCCTGATTGAGCGCCGCCTGATAGGGCACTTGATCGATCACGAATAGCGTCTGTCCGCGGCGTACC
The sequence above is drawn from the Tannerella serpentiformis genome and encodes:
- the asnS gene encoding asparagine--tRNA ligase, with the protein product MKRTKIKEILASEAYDTDVVVCGWVRTRRGSKQVAFIALNDGSTIHNLQVVADIDGIGEEALRNVTTGACLRVNGRLVRSQGKGQTVEVQAANIEVLGPADPTTYPLQKKGHSMEFLREIAHLRPRTNTFGAVLRIRHHMAMAIHTFFHQKGFFYLHTPIITASDAEGAGQMFQVTTLDVSNPPRRQDGSVDYDADFFGRRSSLTVSGQLEGELGAMGIGEIYTFGPTFRAENSNTPRHLAEFWMIEPEMAFYEIEDNMDLAEEFIKYCVRWALDHCADDLHFLNDMFDKELITRLEGILQAPFVRLAYGEGIRILEEAVAGGTRFEFPVYWGADLAAEHERFLVEQHFKRPVILTDYPKEIKAFYMKQNDDGRTVRAMDVLFPKIGEIIGGSEREADFDRLQTRIEELHIPMKDMWWYLDTRRFGACPHSGFGLGFERLLLFVTGMANIRDVIPFPRTPKNAEF
- a CDS encoding pseudouridine synthase, producing MEIEENDGREPRPTSENQEISKEPAPQNKPERQRPAYRATREGGGYKLDSKGRPTPPPPPSTTKRRPRIKDSRPAGYNRIAYGSYGPAYEKDEYLHTSYSAPDNRPYAYEQPTEGVERKPYVPQSADSDRRRHYASYPQGGERPERRRPFTPREGYGERPHRPHDPRQAYGEGESRPAGPFPPKKKVMMKKKKPKKPVTPFIPEQVKYEEQLSDPNEPIRLNRFLANSGVCSRREADTFIQAGVVKVNGEVVTTLGTKITRQDEVLFRDQPVHIESKIYILLNKPKNCMTTVDDPQNRRTVMDLVKNACPERIYPIGRLDRNTTGVLLLTNDGNLASKLTHPSFKKKKIYHVWLDKEVAVEDMEKLASGLVLDDGEIHADAISYASEEDHKQVGIEIHSGRNRIVRRMFEALGYHVTKLDRVYFAGLTKKNLGRGKWRYLNEQEVNMLRMGAFE
- the purB gene encoding adenylosuccinate lyase, with protein sequence MILSALTAISPVDGRYRGKTEALASYFSEFALIRYRVRVEAEYFCALTEVLPQLKAANRPEIHEALRRVYLDFSMADAERIKEIERTTNHDVKAVEYFIKERMDAAGLGAYREFVHFGLTSQDINNTALPLSVKEVLEEVYYPALDSVMSVLYRYAEAWEEIAMPAKTHGQPASPTRLGKEIRVFAYRLEQQLTLLRAVPISAKFGGATGNFNAHHAAYPQTDWRAFADRFVSERLGLVREAWTTQISNYDNLAALFDGLRRVNTILIDLCRDMWQYISMDYFKQKIKAGEVGSSAMPHKVNPIDFENAEGNLGVADAILTHLSTKLPISRLQRDLTDSTVTRNIGVPLAHIAVALASLSKGLEKLVLNRPAIDHELDAHREVVAEAIQTILRREGYPQPYEALKALTRKNEAVTEESIDRFIDSLELSDAVKAELKAVNPHNYTGV
- a CDS encoding DUF1266 domain-containing protein encodes the protein MNTVIYVAIAVVAAVVCGYFLYANFRMKRARRKELEEFNSRYSGKPLGENHQRAMVYGAVLARSRGESVLSMIPKERIETYREGMKKSRNIVDEQSAITALNALLQLQNSINFDEFIRTHETNKELNRIYTRLSRELDLPEEEVKQVRSTYAWDISRAVNVAKWCFWIGYLTESQFYGCLDRCNEMVSRLGKDWTEYTCSFLLGRCIQGFKPEEVLPAAKELLAAIRDGAEVKTDDPDLTVYRDIAFS
- a CDS encoding type I restriction enzyme HsdR N-terminal domain-containing protein, whose protein sequence is MSLYPPLHLPPCSLRFGSDRGRQTVLDPLRRKYVALTPEEWVRQHFVHYLLSEKGVPAELTANEVPITLNSLSRRCDTVVYNRQLRPLAIAEYKAPSVAITQRVFEQIARYNMVLAVPFLLVSNGLRHFCFRQNQSMDAYLPMDHIPAYDEMLLALDQRAT